DNA sequence from the Caulobacter segnis genome:
CTTGGATGTCGAACACCTTGGTCGTCGCGCCGTCCTTCACGGTCACCTTGCCTTCGCGCAGGGTGGTCATGAACGGGGCGTGGCCGGCCAGGACGCCGAAGTCGCCTTCCGAACCCGGAGCCTGGACCAGGTCCACGTCGCCGGAGAAGAGTTCCCGTTCGGGGGCCACTAGGGAAAAGTGCAGCTTGGCCATCAGTTGAAGGTCTCCTCGACGCCGCCCAGGGCGGCTTCGATGTCTTCGTCGGTCTGAATCTCGGTGCCGCAGAAGGGGCAGAAGCGGATGGTGGCCAGCACCAGGCCCGTCTCGCCCTCTTCCTCGCGTTCGCCGAGATTCAGCAGGATCAGGCCGCTATCGTGCTCGATGAGGCTGGCGGTCGTGTCCGGGGACACGGCTTCCGCCAGCTCCTCGCAGCAGAATTGGCCCAGATCGGCGTCTTCGGTCATCAGGCTTCGGCCGCCATCTTTTCGGCCTTGGCCACGGCTTCCTCGATCGGGCCGACCATGTAGAAGGCGCCTTCCGGCAGGTGGTCGTACTCGCCTTCGACGATGCCCTTGAACGAGCGGATCGTGTCCTTCAGCTGGACGAAGGCGCCCGGCGTGTTGGTGAACTGCTCGGCGACGTGGAAGGGCTGGCTGAGGAAGCGCGAGATTTTGCGGGCGCGCGAGACGACCAGCTTGTCCTCTTCCGACAGCTCGTCCATGCCCAGGATGGCGATGATGTCCTTCAGGGCCTTGTACTGCTGCAGGACTTCCTGGACCGAGCGGGCGACGTTGTAGTGCTCTTCGCCGATGACCAGCGGGTCCATGATCCGCGAGGTCGAGTCCAGCGGATCGACGGCCGGGAAGATGGCCTGGGCGGCGATGTCGCGCGACAGAACGGTGGTGGCGTCCAAGTGGGCGAACGAGGCGGCGGGCGCCGGGTCGGTCAGGTCGTCGGCGGGGACGTAGATGGCCTGGACCGAGGTGATCGAGCCCTTGTTCGTCGAGGTGATGCGCTCCTGCAGGTTGCCCATCTCGGTGGCCAGGGTGGGCTGGTAGCCCACGGCCGAGGGGATGCGGCCCAGCAGAGCCGACACTTCGGCGCCGGCTTGGGTGAAGCGGAAGATGTTGTCGACGAACAGCAGCACGTCCTTGCCTTCCTCGTCACGGAAGTATTCCGCGATCGACAGGCCGGTCAGGGCGACGCGGGCGCGGGCGCCCGGGGGTTCGTTCATCTGGCCGTAGACCAGCGCGCAGCGCGAGCCTTCGGTCGAGCCGTTGTTGGCCTTGGGGTCGACGTTGACGTTCGACTCGATCATCTCGTGATAGAGGTCGTTGCCTTCGCGGGTGCGTTCGCCCACGCCGGCCAGAACCGAGTAACCGCCGTAAGCCTTGGCGATGTTGTTGATCAGTTCCTGCATCGTCACGGTCTTGCCGACGC
Encoded proteins:
- a CDS encoding ATP synthase F1 subunit epsilon, encoding MAKLHFSLVAPERELFSGDVDLVQAPGSEGDFGVLAGHAPFMTTLREGKVTVKDGATTKVFDIQGGFADVGPDGLTILAEHAVEAA
- the atpD gene encoding F0F1 ATP synthase subunit beta is translated as MAKTPAAKPATAAAKKPAAPKAAAAPKAAATKAPAAAKAPAAKKPAASKAPANTAVNLNGATGRLVQIIGAVVDIEFDGPLPAILNAVETTNTATGQRLVFEVAQHLGQNTVRAIAMDATEGLVRGQPVRDTGESIRVPVGPGTLGRIMNVIGEPIDEQGPIQSTLSRPIHRDAPTFAEQTNTAEVLVTGIKVIDLMCPYTKGGKIGLFGGAGVGKTVTMQELINNIAKAYGGYSVLAGVGERTREGNDLYHEMIESNVNVDPKANNGSTEGSRCALVYGQMNEPPGARARVALTGLSIAEYFRDEEGKDVLLFVDNIFRFTQAGAEVSALLGRIPSAVGYQPTLATEMGNLQERITSTNKGSITSVQAIYVPADDLTDPAPAASFAHLDATTVLSRDIAAQAIFPAVDPLDSTSRIMDPLVIGEEHYNVARSVQEVLQQYKALKDIIAILGMDELSEEDKLVVSRARKISRFLSQPFHVAEQFTNTPGAFVQLKDTIRSFKGIVEGEYDHLPEGAFYMVGPIEEAVAKAEKMAAEA